One genomic region from Haloarcula taiwanensis encodes:
- a CDS encoding electron transfer flavoprotein, which yields MYDVVVVGAGPAGSRYARRAAERGLDVVVFEQGEVGKPLACSGHVSTDIWEFTEDARDDLFQNEISGARFHTGGPSSQDHPFYKDEVISNVIDRVGLDRHLAEVARGAGAEVREEHSVVGVTEDKDGVTVEVRGPDGIETHRAKMVAGCDGPKSRVRRELDLPEPDELLHGVLGFSDEVDHSDFVDVHLTVPRFFAWRIPRGEAGVEYGLAVPPGADARGRFEEFVDGYGVETDHRCSGLIPIGPPRRVTGRRSFLIGDAAAQTKPFTGGGIRYGMTAADHAAREIDPDDPATLGEYERAWRDDLRQEIRLGHAVRAGYSAPEPIQKVGMKAFEGEIGVHMDRPTTLFSREQLAALFSRS from the coding sequence ATGTATGACGTTGTGGTCGTCGGGGCGGGACCGGCCGGGTCGCGGTACGCGCGTCGGGCGGCCGAGCGGGGGCTTGACGTGGTCGTCTTCGAACAGGGGGAGGTCGGGAAGCCCCTTGCCTGCTCGGGTCACGTCAGCACGGATATCTGGGAGTTCACCGAAGACGCCCGCGACGACCTGTTCCAGAACGAGATTTCGGGCGCTCGGTTTCACACTGGCGGTCCCAGCAGTCAGGACCATCCCTTCTACAAGGACGAGGTCATATCGAACGTTATCGACCGCGTCGGTCTGGACAGGCATCTCGCCGAAGTGGCCCGTGGCGCCGGTGCCGAGGTCCGCGAGGAGCACTCGGTCGTCGGCGTCACTGAGGACAAAGATGGCGTCACCGTCGAAGTCCGCGGACCCGACGGCATCGAGACCCACCGCGCGAAGATGGTCGCCGGCTGTGACGGCCCGAAGAGCCGCGTCCGGCGGGAACTGGACTTGCCCGAACCCGACGAACTACTGCACGGCGTCCTCGGGTTCAGCGACGAGGTCGACCACAGCGATTTCGTCGACGTGCACCTTACCGTCCCGCGCTTTTTCGCCTGGCGCATTCCACGAGGCGAAGCCGGCGTCGAGTACGGACTGGCGGTACCACCGGGTGCTGACGCTCGCGGCCGTTTCGAGGAGTTCGTCGACGGCTACGGCGTCGAAACCGACCACCGCTGTTCTGGACTTATCCCGATCGGCCCGCCGAGGCGAGTCACCGGTCGACGGTCGTTTCTCATCGGTGACGCCGCAGCCCAGACCAAGCCCTTCACCGGCGGTGGCATCCGATACGGCATGACTGCCGCCGACCACGCGGCCCGAGAAATCGACCCCGACGACCCGGCGACGCTGGGCGAGTACGAGCGCGCGTGGCGCGACGACCTTCGACAGGAGATCCGCCTCGGCCACGCCGTTCGGGCGGGCTACTCCGCACCGGAACCGATACAGAAAGTCGGGATGAAAGCCTTCGAAGGCGAGATCGGCGTCCACATGGACCGGCCGACAACGCTGTTCTCCAGAGAACAGCTAGCGGCGCTGTTCTCACGGTCCTGA